A genomic segment from Anoplolepis gracilipes unplaced genomic scaffold, ASM4749672v1 Contig23, whole genome shotgun sequence encodes:
- the LOC140675933 gene encoding uncharacterized protein, with protein MGTVNAVALYECPIWATDLVAMRYAKDKFRRIQRSMAVRVIRAYRTVSHAAATVLAGSPPLEFLTAMYAERYNWERGLRRGHGPLPARVKKTIRIHAQRSMVERWSAHLSDPKTAG; from the coding sequence ATGGGCACCGTAAATGCGGTGGCCCTGTATGAATGCCCAATATGGGCGACGGATCTCGTGGCCATGCGTTATGCAAAGGACAAGTTCCGACGCATACAGCGCAGCATGGCCGTGAGGGTGATAAGGGCCTACCGCACGGTGTCCCATGCGGCGGCCACGGTCCTGGCGGGTTCGCCCCCCTTGGAGTTCCTGACCGCAATGTACGCGGAGCGGTATAATTGGGAAAGGGGGCTCAGGAGGGGTCATGGCCCTCTACCAGCCAGGGTCAAGAAGACCATCCGGATCCACGCCCAGCGGTCTATGGTGGAGAGATGGAGTGCCCACCTATCTGACCCGAAGACTGCGGGTTAA
- the LOC140675932 gene encoding uncharacterized protein gives MTILWGIPEGEERRDINLDVEWLRGVMREVCDAAMPRARVLRPRHAVYWWTEEIAQLRRSSVQARRTLFRIPRRRNPEIREEALAAYRAARCALSATIRKSRASCWDELLSSLNTDPWGRPYRIVLNKHGAFPQQWKQAKLVLLPKEGKEEGTPSAYRPICLLDEVSKIFERIIAKRLVRHISREGGLHEEQYGFREGRSTVDAISRVTSLTEEAVEGGGVALAVLLDIANAFNTLPWDREPGVRHTRRTPMPTGNSMRGSAGVSLRTPTVESHIQPSPLPSSPSWLPRHLLCRRHISGGRGEQLGDTAAKAETAVAVVVQSITGMGLRVAAQKTEALYFHSKSSGKPPRTHIRVGDTSISVGNRLKYLGLLLDGEWKFGHHFNVLAPR, from the exons ATGACCATTTTGTGGGGTATCCCGGAGGGAGAGGAAAGGCGGGACATTAACCTGGATGTGGAATGGTTGCGGGGCGTTATGCGCGAAGTCTGCGACGCAGCCATGCCACGCGCCAGGGTCCTCCGCCCACGTCACGCCGTCTATTGGTGGACGGAGGAAATAGCGCAATTAAGGCGCTCCTCTGTCCAGGCGCGACGCACCCTCTTTCGTATTCCCAGAAGAAGAAACCCGGAGATCCGAGAGGAGGCCTTGGCTGCCTATAGGGCCGCAAGATGCGCCCTTAGCGCCACTATCAGGAAGTCCAGGGCCAGTTGTTGGGATGAGCTACTGTCATCCCTCAACACGGACCCATGGGGGCGTCCATACAGAATAGTTCTGAATAA ACATGGCGCTTTCCCCCAGCAATGGAAGCAGGCTAAATTGGTCCTGCTCCCCAAGGAAGGCAAGGAAGAAGGAACCCCGTCGGCATATAGACCAATAtgcctgctggacgaggtcAGCAAGATCTTTGAGAGGATCATTGCAAAACGACTTGTTCGACATATATCCCGAGAGGGTGGTCTCCACGAGGAGCAATATGGCTTCCGCGAGGGACGTTCGACTGTGGATGCGATTAGTCGTGTTACGTCCCTCACGGAAGAAGCCGTGGAAGGGGGCGGGGTGGCACTTGCGGTATTACTAGATATCGCAAACGCCTTCAACACCCTGCCCTGGGATAGA GAGCCTGGAGTTCGTCACACAAGACGGACTCCAATGCCGACGGGAAATTCGATGCGGGGTTCCGCAGGGGTCAGTCTTAGGACCCCTACTGTGGAATCTCACATACAACCGAGTCCTTTGCCTTCCTCTCCCTCGTGGCTGCCACGCCATCTGCTATGCAGACGACACATTAGTGGTGGCCGCGGGGAGCAGCTGGGGGATACAGCAGCCAAGGCCGAGACAGCGGTGGCAGTTGTGGTACAAAGCATCACTGGTATGGGTCTTAGAGTGGCGGCTCAAAAAACCGAGGCTCTTTACTTTCACAGTAAATCCTCTGGGAAACCGCCAAGGACTCATATCCGGGTGGGAGATACTTCTATCTCGGTGGGGAACCGGCTTAAATATCTCGGTCTCCTACTGGACGGCGAGTGGAAGTTTGGACACCACTTCAATGTCCTTGCCCCAAGGTGA